Proteins encoded by one window of Modestobacter marinus:
- a CDS encoding PQQ-dependent sugar dehydrogenase, giving the protein MTRRSWVALPPLLLLAACGSADPGADDAGAAPAPVSAPAGAPELEVEVVLDGLDHPWDVAQAPDGTLLVDERAGGLTAVLPDGEARTLDADFDDLFAEGETGLMGLALDPAFADNRRFYTCQGVESADGAEIQVIAWTVDEGWTTATRVADPLLGGIPVNAESGRHGGCRVEFGPDGALFIGTGDNAVGTNPQDLGSLAGKVLRIDPQTGEALPDNPFTDEDAADRVFTYGHRNVQGLAVRPGTGQVYSVEHGPDRDDEVNLLQPGADLGWDPVGAGSYDESVPMTAPGAVPAVWSSGDPTIAPSGATFLDGDAWGDYDGLLVIGVQKDTGVLALRLTEDGELVESFRLPELEDAHGRIRTPVQGEDGALYVTTDNGDGEDQLLRVTPAG; this is encoded by the coding sequence ATGACCCGACGCTCCTGGGTGGCGCTGCCCCCGCTCCTGCTGCTCGCCGCCTGCGGTTCCGCCGACCCCGGTGCGGACGACGCCGGCGCGGCCCCGGCGCCGGTGTCCGCACCCGCCGGTGCTCCTGAGCTGGAGGTCGAGGTCGTGCTCGACGGGCTGGACCACCCCTGGGACGTCGCCCAGGCACCCGACGGCACCCTGCTGGTCGACGAGCGCGCCGGCGGCCTGACCGCGGTGCTGCCCGACGGCGAGGCGCGCACGCTGGACGCGGACTTCGACGACCTCTTCGCCGAGGGGGAGACCGGTCTGATGGGTCTCGCCCTGGACCCCGCCTTCGCCGACAACCGGCGCTTCTACACCTGCCAGGGCGTGGAGTCCGCCGACGGCGCCGAGATCCAGGTGATCGCCTGGACCGTGGACGAGGGGTGGACCACCGCCACCCGGGTCGCCGACCCGCTGCTGGGCGGCATCCCGGTGAACGCCGAGAGCGGCCGGCACGGCGGGTGCCGGGTCGAGTTCGGCCCCGACGGTGCGCTGTTCATCGGCACCGGGGACAACGCCGTCGGCACGAACCCGCAGGACCTCGGCTCACTCGCCGGCAAGGTCCTCCGGATCGACCCGCAGACGGGAGAGGCCCTGCCGGACAACCCGTTCACCGACGAGGACGCCGCCGACCGGGTCTTCACCTACGGGCACCGCAACGTGCAGGGCCTCGCCGTGCGCCCCGGCACCGGACAGGTGTACTCCGTCGAGCACGGACCGGACCGGGACGACGAGGTGAACCTGCTGCAGCCGGGGGCCGACCTCGGCTGGGACCCGGTCGGGGCGGGCAGCTACGACGAGAGCGTGCCGATGACCGCCCCCGGGGCCGTGCCCGCCGTCTGGTCCTCCGGCGACCCGACCATCGCCCCCTCCGGCGCGACGTTCCTGGACGGGGACGCCTGGGGGGACTACGACGGGCTGCTGGTGATCGGCGTGCAGAAGGACACCGGCGTCCTCGCGCTCCGGCTGACCGAGGACGGCGAGCTCGTCGAGTCCTTCCGGCTGCCCGAGCTCGAGGACGCCCACGGCCGCATCCGCACCCCCGTCCAGGGCGAGGACGGCGCGCTCTACGTCACCACCGACAACGGCGACGGCGAGGACCAGCTGCTCCGGGTCACCCCGGCCGGCTGA
- a CDS encoding pyridoxamine 5'-phosphate oxidase family protein, with product MDVATPLSPTARSTIRRGARRARTDRAELYAVLDAGLVGHLGVVLDGAPVVLPTGYGRVGDTLYLHGSTGAATLRAAATGSPVAFTVTHVDGVVYARSSFHHSMNYRCAVVHGTAQLVTDPEERLRALAALTEQLAPGSWTATRQPDRRELAATAVLALDLAEASLKVRTGPPGDDERDLAADAGPSPVWAGVLPLRTVLGEPEPDPLLPAGVPVPPRVRDRSLSRPG from the coding sequence ATGGACGTCGCGACCCCGCTCTCCCCCACCGCTCGCAGCACCATCCGCCGTGGCGCCCGGCGGGCCCGCACCGACCGCGCCGAGCTGTACGCGGTGCTGGACGCCGGGCTCGTCGGTCACCTGGGCGTCGTGCTCGACGGCGCGCCGGTGGTGCTGCCCACCGGGTACGGCCGGGTCGGCGACACCCTCTACCTGCACGGCTCCACCGGCGCCGCCACGCTGCGCGCCGCCGCCACCGGGAGCCCGGTGGCCTTCACCGTCACGCACGTCGACGGCGTCGTCTACGCGCGCTCGTCCTTCCACCACTCGATGAACTACCGGTGTGCGGTCGTGCACGGCACCGCGCAGCTGGTCACCGACCCCGAGGAGCGGCTGCGGGCGCTGGCCGCGCTGACCGAGCAGCTGGCGCCGGGCTCCTGGACGGCGACCCGCCAGCCGGACCGCCGGGAGCTGGCCGCCACCGCCGTCCTGGCGCTGGACCTCGCCGAGGCGAGCCTGAAGGTGCGCACCGGCCCGCCCGGGGACGACGAGCGCGACCTGGCGGCCGATGCCGGGCCGTCGCCGGTGTGGGCGGGGGTGCTGCCGCTGCGCACCGTGCTGGGCGAGCCGGAGCCCGATCCGCTGCTCCCGGCGGGGGTTCCGGTGCCGCCCCGCGTCCGGGACCGCTCGCTCAGCCGGCCGGGGTGA
- a CDS encoding PLP-dependent aminotransferase family protein: MQLADGLRQAAVSGALRPGDRLPSTRELAVALRVSRTVTAAAYDQLLAEGWAAGRRGVGTFVTGSVTTPPTTTRPALVASPAGPPLVDLRAGTPCLEVLDQTAWRRAWRAAGDNAPDATAESAGDPAFRAAVAEHLLRHRGLSVTAADVLATSGTSAAVAEVARVLPPGSRVGVEDPGYQRVVGALVDAGVEPVPVPVDRDGLVVDALPAGLAAVYCTPAHQYPLGLRMSAARRLALVARARTEGWWVLEDDYDGELRYDVAPLPLLGALGPDVVVHLGTTSKIVSPTLGVGWLVAPPGLRADLLTRRTTTGTRPARAGQRVLAALAASGDLARHLRRLRRELAGRRAEVLAAVTAAGCVAEGDPAGAHVVVSLPDPTVEEALTAAAAGRGVALDGLGRHHLNGAAGYRAGLVLGFAHPSRAELSGALRVLTELLREA; the protein is encoded by the coding sequence GTGCAGCTGGCCGACGGGCTCCGCCAGGCCGCCGTGTCCGGGGCGTTGCGCCCCGGCGACCGGCTGCCGTCCACCCGGGAGCTGGCCGTGGCCCTGCGGGTCAGCCGGACGGTCACCGCCGCCGCCTACGACCAGTTGCTGGCCGAGGGGTGGGCCGCCGGGCGTCGCGGGGTGGGCACGTTCGTGACCGGGTCGGTGACGACCCCGCCGACGACCACCCGCCCCGCCCTGGTCGCGTCGCCGGCGGGGCCCCCGCTCGTCGACCTCCGGGCCGGGACGCCCTGCCTCGAGGTGCTCGACCAGACGGCCTGGCGGCGTGCCTGGCGCGCCGCCGGCGACAACGCGCCCGATGCCACCGCCGAGTCGGCCGGGGACCCGGCCTTCCGCGCCGCCGTCGCCGAGCACCTGCTGCGCCACCGAGGCCTGTCGGTCACCGCAGCCGACGTGCTGGCCACGTCCGGCACCTCCGCCGCCGTCGCCGAGGTCGCCCGCGTCCTGCCCCCGGGCAGCCGGGTCGGGGTGGAGGACCCGGGGTACCAGCGGGTCGTCGGTGCCCTGGTGGACGCCGGGGTGGAGCCGGTGCCCGTCCCGGTCGACCGCGACGGGCTGGTGGTCGACGCGCTGCCGGCCGGGTTGGCCGCCGTCTACTGCACCCCGGCCCACCAGTACCCGCTCGGTCTGCGGATGTCGGCGGCCCGCCGGCTGGCCCTCGTCGCCCGCGCCCGCACCGAGGGCTGGTGGGTGCTCGAGGACGACTACGACGGCGAGCTGCGCTACGACGTCGCGCCGCTGCCGCTGCTCGGCGCCCTCGGGCCGGACGTCGTGGTGCACCTCGGCACCACCAGCAAGATCGTGAGCCCCACCCTGGGCGTCGGCTGGCTGGTGGCGCCACCGGGCCTGCGCGCCGACCTGCTCACCCGGCGGACCACCACGGGCACCCGTCCGGCCCGGGCCGGTCAACGGGTCCTCGCCGCGCTGGCGGCCTCCGGCGACCTCGCCCGGCACCTGCGGCGGTTGCGGCGGGAGCTCGCCGGCCGGCGGGCGGAGGTGCTCGCGGCGGTGACGGCGGCCGGCTGCGTGGCGGAGGGGGACCCCGCCGGAGCGCACGTCGTGGTGTCGCTGCCGGATCCCACGGTGGAGGAGGCGCTCACGGCCGCAGCTGCGGGCCGAGGGGTGGCCCTGGACGGGCTGGGGCGCCACCA